GTGGTGGGTTGTGGGGGAGAGCGGGGGTAGAAGACCCCGTTGATGGGGCGGGGGTGTAAGGCGGAAGGCTTCGGCCGACCGCTTCAGCTCGCCGCTCCCAATAGCTCAAGGCGTCGAATTTAATGGTCCTCCCTTGGAGGCGCAATCTATGCACGGCGACTGCGTTTTTGGGAAAGGTTTTATGTTTTGTTTAGGTAGGTTGGTTTATGCGGTTTAGAGCGTTTCTCCAGTCGTTTAGGGAGTATGTTTGGGAGCCTTCAGATGATGAAATCGCTTCGTTGGTGGGTTTGGATGTTTCTAAGATTAGGCGTTTTGACCTTAATACCTCACCATATACACCTACCCACTGGTTGAAGAAGCTGGGCTCTGAGTTGGAGGGTGTTGCTGTAAATCGTTATCCTGACACGTCATACCGTGCTTTACGTAAGGGGTTATCGAAGTATCTAGGTGTGGGTGAAGATTGTTTTGTTATAGCTAACGGTGGAGATGAAGCCTTTGATATAATCGCTAAAGTTTTCCTTGACGCTGGTTCCGAGGTAGTGATCTCTAGCCCATCTTATTCGATGTTTCGTATAGTGAGTGAGATTATGGGGGCTAGGGTGGTTTATGTGCAGCGAAAAGAAGATTTCGCTGATGATGTGGATGGGTTGATCAAGGCTGTTAACGATAGGACGAGGTTGATCTTTCTCTGTAACCCTAATAATCCAACGGGTAATGCTGTTAAAAGGTCTGATCTGCTACGTATTCTTAATGAGTGTGATGTAGGTGTGGTTGTCGATGAGGCTTATCAAGACTATGGTGGTGAATCGTTCGTCAAATTGACCGAGAGGTATAGCAATCTCATGGTCGTTCGGACGTTCTCGAAGGCGTTTGGGCTTGCTGGTGCTCGACTAGGTTATATTGTTGCTTGTGAAGATACTGTTCGGCTGCTCAATAAGGTTAGGCCCCCTAACAGTGTTGATGTGATTACTTTAAAGCTGGCTGAGTTGGCGCTGGAGGATGTTGAATGGGTTAAGCTTAGAGTCAGAGATACTCTGGCTGAGCGTGACCGTCTGATCTCCAAGATAAGTAGGCTGCGTGGTGTGAAAGTCTACCCTAGCGTAGCTAACTTCTTCCTAGTCGAGTTGTTAGAGCGGGTTAGGGATGAGGTTTACTTGGAGATGTTAAAGCGGGGGTTTGTGCTTCGTAAGCTTGACGACCCAGTTCTTAGAAGGTGTCTGCGAATTTCGGTTGGGTTGCCTAAAGATAACGATGCTCTGCTTGAAGCGTTACGTGAGGTTCTTTAAATCGCTCTATTCTTTAATGCTTTCTAATGTTGAAACCGCAGACCATATGGTTACTCTTGAGAAGGAGGGCATGTTGGGGTCTTGAGAGATCTCATCGAGGAGGC
The window above is part of the Nitrososphaerota archaeon genome. Proteins encoded here:
- the hisC gene encoding histidinol-phosphate transaminase is translated as MRFRAFLQSFREYVWEPSDDEIASLVGLDVSKIRRFDLNTSPYTPTHWLKKLGSELEGVAVNRYPDTSYRALRKGLSKYLGVGEDCFVIANGGDEAFDIIAKVFLDAGSEVVISSPSYSMFRIVSEIMGARVVYVQRKEDFADDVDGLIKAVNDRTRLIFLCNPNNPTGNAVKRSDLLRILNECDVGVVVDEAYQDYGGESFVKLTERYSNLMVVRTFSKAFGLAGARLGYIVACEDTVRLLNKVRPPNSVDVITLKLAELALEDVEWVKLRVRDTLAERDRLISKISRLRGVKVYPSVANFFLVELLERVRDEVYLEMLKRGFVLRKLDDPVLRRCLRISVGLPKDNDALLEALREVL